The uncultured Subdoligranulum sp. genomic sequence GATTTCCAGTTTTTCACCCAGGTCCATGGTATCTTTCTCCTGAAAAAAGGTATAAAAAATACAGCCCGCCGCATAGGCTTGTCTTGCAAGCCGTGCCGCGGGCAGCATTTTCTCTGTGAACGGGATTCAAAAGTCCCGATTATAGGATGCGGGAACTGCTACAATAACCGTGTCAGCGGGAAATCACCACTTGGCTTTGGTCTCCACCACTTTGCCGGCAATGTACAGGTGATCGAGATCTTCGCCCTTGATGACCAGTTCCTCGTAGGCAGGGTTGAAGGGGTGCAGCACCACCGAATTGCCGCGCTGGATGTACTTCTTTAAAGTGCCTTCACCGTCGGCGCCGTACACCAGCACCCCCAGGTCGCCGTTATCCAGTGTGTTCTGGCGGTGGACCAGCGCCAGGTCGCCGTCAGAGATCCGCGGCTCCATGCTGTCGCCCTTGACCACCAGATAGAAATAGTTCTGCGGGTCCTTGACGCTGGCATACTCCTTGCCGTAGTCCTCCTCAAAGGCGAGGGCGCCGTAACCGGCCCGGACGGTGCCCACCACAGGGATCAGGCATTCGGCATAGCGGCTGAAAGCGTAACGGCCCACGGCGGGGGAGTCGGCAGGGCTCTGCTGCAGACCCAGCAGCACATCGGCGGTGGTGTCCAGGATTTCGGCCAGACGGGCCACCGTCTGCGGGTCCGGGGTGGAACGACCGGCTTCCCACTTACCCACAGCCTGCTGGGTGACGCCCAGCATCCGGGAAATCTCGGCCTGGCTGTACTTTTTGGCCTTGCGGGCCTCTTTCAGACGATCTGCAAACATGGCGGAACTCCTTACTTGTAAACAGGGTGAGGAATAGGAAATCCATTTGTTAGATTCATTATACAACCCAACGTGGTCTTTGTAAAGAGATAAATCCAAAATAACTCAAAATAAAGTTGTAAAAACTCCTTGACAACAACTAAAAGTAGTATTATAGTAGAGACAACAAACAACGAATGGTTGTCTCTTGCGTTTGCGGCGGGTGAGAACCCTGACAAGAATAGAAGGAGGAATTCAGGATGAAACAGGCATGGTGGAAGGCGTTGGTAGGCAAGCTGGCGGCGACGGCATCGGCGCTGCTGTTCCTGGTGCTGGTTCCGGCTGCAGCGGCCGGGCAGCTGCCGGTGTGGGCAGCCGTTGTGCTGGGAATAGCGGGCCTGACGATCCTGAATGGAGCCTGCGGCATGCTGCTGCCGCCCCAGGAGAAGGAGGAGCCTGCGACCGTGCCGGCCCGTCCGGTCCAGCTGCGTGTGGTGCGCGGCGGCCGTGCGGCCTGAAAGTTGAGTATCCCTGCCCAGGTGCGGGTACTGCATATAACGCGGCAAGCCCCGGACACACTGTGTCCGGGGCTTGTTGTTTGTGTGGGGCTATGCTACAATGCTTCCA encodes the following:
- a CDS encoding XRE family transcriptional regulator, which produces MFADRLKEARKAKKYSQAEISRMLGVTQQAVGKWEAGRSTPDPQTVARLAEILDTTADVLLGLQQSPADSPAVGRYAFSRYAECLIPVVGTVRAGYGALAFEEDYGKEYASVKDPQNYFYLVVKGDSMEPRISDGDLALVHRQNTLDNGDLGVLVYGADGEGTLKKYIQRGNSVVLHPFNPAYEELVIKGEDLDHLYIAGKVVETKAKW